A genomic region of Streptomyces rimosus contains the following coding sequences:
- a CDS encoding class I SAM-dependent methyltransferase: MHRDFLPLLPPPPARIADIGAGTGRDAAALAARGHTVLAVEPVPELRALARSLHPSPSIHWLSDALPGLPRLDGEAGRLDAILLSAVWMHLPEPSRPPAMRRLHDLLAPGGRLFLTLRHGSPPEDRQMYDIPAHETVALAAQHGLRPLQHAKGIDHLARDHVHWSTLTFEKDHP, translated from the coding sequence GTGCACCGGGACTTCCTCCCTCTGCTGCCCCCGCCCCCGGCCCGCATCGCCGACATCGGCGCGGGCACCGGCCGCGACGCCGCCGCGCTGGCGGCCCGGGGGCATACCGTCCTGGCCGTCGAGCCGGTTCCCGAACTACGCGCGCTGGCCCGCAGCCTGCACCCGTCCCCGTCGATCCACTGGCTGTCGGACGCCCTCCCCGGCCTGCCCCGCCTCGACGGCGAAGCGGGCCGCCTCGACGCGATCCTTCTCTCCGCCGTCTGGATGCACCTGCCGGAACCGTCCCGCCCACCGGCCATGCGCCGCCTTCACGACCTTCTGGCCCCCGGTGGCCGCCTCTTCCTCACCCTGCGCCACGGCTCGCCCCCCGAGGACCGGCAGATGTACGACATCCCCGCCCACGAAACGGTCGCCCTCGCCGCACAGCACGGCCTCCGCCCCCTCCAGCACGCGAAGGGCATCGACCACCTGGCCCGCGACCACGTCCACTGGAGCACCCTCACCTTCGAGAAGGACCACCCGTGA
- a CDS encoding GH25 family lysozyme — protein sequence MLHGVDVSSHNPSYSATGLDFVIIKATEGRSYINPHQSAQAAKAREAGCVVGFYHFLWPGNIADQAKYFVEKCASEEGDLLAADWERTGGGTYASNAQKDQFLKEVKRLRPTHRVLLYCNRDFWLNHDTSSYAGDGLWIADYVSAGQPRITADWLFHQYTSRPLDKDVADFQDRAALKTWAAPS from the coding sequence ATGCTGCACGGCGTCGACGTCAGCTCGCACAACCCCTCGTATTCGGCGACCGGTCTGGACTTCGTCATCATCAAGGCGACGGAGGGCCGGTCGTACATCAACCCGCACCAGAGCGCGCAGGCGGCCAAGGCCCGTGAGGCGGGCTGCGTGGTGGGCTTCTACCACTTCCTGTGGCCGGGCAACATCGCGGACCAGGCCAAGTACTTCGTCGAGAAGTGCGCGTCCGAGGAAGGGGACCTGCTGGCGGCGGACTGGGAGCGCACCGGCGGCGGCACCTACGCGAGCAACGCGCAGAAGGACCAGTTCCTCAAGGAGGTCAAGCGGCTGCGGCCCACACACCGGGTGCTCCTCTACTGCAACCGCGACTTCTGGCTCAACCACGACACGTCGTCCTACGCCGGTGACGGCCTGTGGATCGCCGACTACGTCTCGGCCGGGCAGCCGCGCATCACGGCGGACTGGCTCTTCCACCAGTACACGAGCCGGCCGCTGGACAAGGACGTCGCCGACTTCCAGGACCGGGCCGCCCTGAAGACGTGGGCCGCTCCGTCATAG
- a CDS encoding HNH endonuclease, whose protein sequence is MTTDDFYATDPSARASWRLAILMGRNARTYKFALGNALLHHASQGHTEIPLRDLAAPYAMAILERGAPQAPGSGAELGATDFLTIAAEESAESRRLGRPTDRLLDAAERSMPGMVMDKFHNHNRVPVPHRFYDIVGRGRARTVRLSSALEQVARSYELEGLRAELDARWSIVEGSFASGIGRSLIEEGVCVDRSTLHITDPHRRRSVTGVAEAVAGFQHGRCHICDESLDGDRPAVDHVFPHALMRRYASVGGWHGPDLDSLWNLAVAHTKCNGEKSDRMPTPEELTRLARRNEAIMRSPMPLHTTLRLTLKNAIPGRRISDWRTFLREVGKVCA, encoded by the coding sequence GTGACCACCGACGACTTCTACGCCACCGACCCGTCGGCCCGCGCGTCCTGGCGGCTGGCGATCCTGATGGGGCGCAACGCCCGTACGTACAAGTTCGCCCTCGGCAACGCCCTGCTCCACCACGCGTCCCAGGGCCACACGGAAATCCCGCTGCGTGACCTCGCCGCCCCGTACGCGATGGCCATCCTCGAACGCGGGGCTCCCCAGGCGCCGGGGAGCGGGGCCGAGCTCGGCGCGACGGACTTCCTGACCATAGCGGCGGAGGAGAGCGCGGAATCCCGCCGGCTCGGCCGCCCCACCGACCGGCTGCTGGACGCCGCGGAGCGGTCGATGCCGGGAATGGTCATGGACAAGTTCCACAACCACAACCGCGTCCCCGTGCCGCACCGCTTCTACGACATCGTCGGCCGCGGACGCGCCCGCACGGTACGGCTCAGCTCCGCCCTGGAACAGGTGGCCCGTTCGTACGAGCTCGAAGGTCTCCGTGCCGAGCTGGACGCCCGCTGGAGCATCGTGGAGGGCAGCTTCGCGAGCGGCATAGGGCGCAGCCTGATCGAGGAAGGCGTCTGTGTCGACCGGAGCACCCTGCACATCACGGACCCGCACCGGCGCCGCTCGGTCACCGGTGTCGCCGAGGCCGTGGCCGGGTTCCAGCACGGTCGCTGCCACATCTGCGACGAGTCGCTGGACGGCGACCGCCCCGCCGTCGACCACGTCTTCCCGCACGCCCTGATGCGCCGCTACGCCAGTGTGGGCGGCTGGCACGGCCCCGACCTGGACAGCCTGTGGAACCTCGCCGTGGCCCACACGAAGTGCAACGGCGAGAAGAGCGACCGCATGCCGACCCCCGAAGAACTGACCCGCCTCGCCCGCCGCAACGAGGCGATCATGCGCTCACCGATGCCCCTCCACACGACCCTGCGCCTCACACTGAAGAACGCGATACCTGGCCGGCGAATATCCGACTGGCGCACGTTCCTGCGGGAGGTGGGGAAGGTCTGCGCGTGA
- a CDS encoding L-serine ammonia-lyase yields MAISVFDLFSIGIGPSSSHTVGPMRAARMFVGRLKKDGLLAQTTAVRAELFGSLGATGHGHGTPKAVLLGLEGHSPRTVDVETADDEVERIRKSGRLRLLGAEIGSDHEIDFDESTELILHRRRSLPYHANGMTLFAYDAAGAPLLEKTYYSVGGGFVVDEDAVGEDRIKLDDTVLKYPFRTGDELLRLSRETGLSISSLMLENEKAWRTEDEIRAGLLEIWQVMQSCVSRGMSREGILPGGLKVRRRAANGARALRAEGSPEAHAMEWTTLYAMAVNEENAAGGRVVTAPTNGAAGIIPAVLHYYVNFVPGADEEGVIRFLLAASAIGMLFKENASISGAEVGCQGEVGSACSMAAGGLAEVLGGTPEQVENAAEIGMEHNLGLTCDPVGGLVQIPCIERNGMAAVKAVTAARMSLRGDGRHHVSLDKVIKTMKDTGADMSVKYKETARGGLAVNIIEC; encoded by the coding sequence GTGGCCATCTCCGTCTTCGACCTCTTCTCCATCGGCATCGGCCCGTCCAGCTCCCACACGGTCGGCCCGATGCGCGCCGCCCGTATGTTCGTCGGGCGCCTCAAGAAGGACGGCCTGCTCGCGCAGACGACGGCGGTACGGGCCGAGCTCTTCGGCTCGCTCGGCGCCACCGGCCACGGCCACGGCACCCCCAAGGCCGTCCTGCTCGGCCTGGAGGGGCACTCCCCCCGCACCGTCGACGTGGAGACGGCCGACGACGAGGTCGAGCGGATCCGCAAGAGCGGCAGGCTGCGGCTGCTCGGCGCGGAGATCGGCAGCGACCACGAGATCGACTTCGACGAGTCGACCGAGCTGATCCTGCACCGCCGCCGCTCCCTGCCGTACCACGCCAACGGCATGACCCTGTTCGCGTACGACGCGGCCGGCGCGCCCCTGCTGGAGAAGACCTACTACTCCGTCGGCGGCGGCTTCGTGGTGGACGAGGACGCCGTCGGCGAGGACCGCATCAAGCTCGACGACACGGTCCTGAAGTACCCCTTCCGCACCGGCGACGAACTGCTGCGCCTCTCCCGCGAGACCGGCCTGTCCATCTCCTCCCTCATGCTGGAGAACGAGAAGGCATGGCGCACGGAGGACGAGATCCGCGCCGGTCTCCTGGAGATCTGGCAGGTCATGCAGTCGTGCGTGTCCCGCGGCATGTCCCGCGAGGGCATCCTGCCCGGCGGCCTGAAGGTCCGCCGCCGCGCCGCCAACGGCGCCCGAGCCCTGCGCGCCGAGGGCAGCCCCGAGGCCCACGCGATGGAGTGGACCACCCTCTACGCCATGGCCGTCAACGAGGAGAACGCGGCCGGCGGCCGGGTCGTCACCGCCCCCACCAACGGCGCCGCCGGCATCATCCCCGCCGTCCTCCACTACTACGTCAACTTCGTCCCCGGCGCCGACGAGGAAGGCGTGATCCGCTTCCTGCTGGCCGCCTCCGCCATCGGCATGCTCTTCAAGGAGAACGCCTCCATCTCCGGCGCCGAGGTCGGCTGCCAGGGCGAGGTCGGCTCGGCCTGCTCCATGGCCGCCGGCGGCCTCGCCGAGGTCCTCGGCGGCACCCCCGAGCAGGTCGAGAACGCCGCCGAGATCGGCATGGAACACAACCTCGGCCTGACCTGCGACCCGGTGGGCGGCCTCGTCCAGATCCCCTGCATCGAACGCAACGGCATGGCCGCCGTCAAGGCCGTCACCGCCGCCCGCATGTCCCTGCGCGGCGACGGCCGCCACCACGTCTCCCTCGACAAGGTCATCAAGACGATGAAGGACACGGGAGCCGACATGAGCGTGAAGTACAAGGAGACGGCTCGGGGTGGGTTGGCTGTGAACATCATCGAGTGCTGA
- a CDS encoding type II toxin-antitoxin system VapC family toxin, whose product MSGTLVLDCEGLSALVRRTPELTEWLAAAEAEDIRVVTSSVTLVEARDPRTHQARFDHAVSRVNVVPPTEAIARHASRLLAAAGLHGHKYALDALVAATAMASPAPVTVLTSDPEDLLVLCGPGVRVIKI is encoded by the coding sequence GTGAGCGGCACCCTCGTCCTGGACTGCGAGGGCCTGTCCGCGCTCGTACGCCGCACCCCCGAACTCACCGAGTGGCTGGCCGCCGCGGAGGCGGAGGACATCCGCGTCGTCACCAGTTCCGTCACCCTCGTCGAAGCCCGCGACCCCAGGACCCACCAGGCCCGCTTCGACCACGCCGTCTCCCGCGTGAACGTGGTCCCACCCACCGAAGCCATCGCCCGCCACGCCAGCAGGCTCCTGGCCGCGGCCGGACTGCACGGCCACAAGTACGCCCTCGACGCCCTCGTCGCCGCCACGGCGATGGCCTCGCCCGCCCCGGTGACCGTCCTGACCTCGGATCCCGAAGACCTCCTCGTCCTGTGCGGTCCCGGCGTGCGCGTCATCAAGATCTGA
- a CDS encoding phosphatase PAP2 family protein, translated as MKHAARPTEDDPTGPRPLPTVPERPGVSRPLLVSAACVLLLAATAALLAVHDWAPLGPERAAHAWSVAHRPDAAGTAAAVVTATGSGPVPYVLALLAGVLAGRDARERLRAAVVALAVLLLGQAVRYALMELIARPRPYEADWAARATGHSFPSGHSTTSVLVAGLLAWAVLARLRGAAARRLACALLAAWAVAVGATRVYLGVHWPGDVLAGWLLATAWLSCTLHLVRRGTLPFPPASPPPAAPEATH; from the coding sequence ATGAAGCACGCCGCACGCCCCACCGAGGACGACCCCACCGGCCCGCGCCCCCTGCCGACCGTCCCGGAACGGCCCGGCGTCTCCCGCCCGCTGCTCGTCTCCGCCGCCTGTGTCCTGCTCCTGGCCGCCACCGCCGCACTCCTCGCCGTGCACGACTGGGCCCCGCTCGGCCCGGAGCGGGCCGCCCACGCCTGGTCGGTGGCCCACCGCCCGGACGCGGCGGGCACGGCCGCTGCCGTGGTGACGGCCACCGGCTCCGGGCCCGTCCCGTACGTACTGGCTCTGCTCGCGGGCGTACTGGCCGGCCGGGACGCGCGCGAGCGGCTGCGCGCAGCCGTTGTGGCCCTCGCCGTCCTCCTCCTGGGGCAAGCGGTCCGCTACGCCCTCATGGAACTCATCGCCCGCCCGCGCCCGTACGAGGCGGACTGGGCCGCCCGGGCCACCGGCCACTCCTTCCCCTCCGGCCACTCCACGACGTCCGTCCTGGTGGCCGGCCTCCTCGCCTGGGCCGTACTGGCCCGCCTCCGCGGCGCCGCCGCCCGCCGCCTGGCCTGCGCCCTGCTCGCGGCCTGGGCCGTCGCGGTCGGCGCCACCCGCGTCTACCTGGGCGTGCACTGGCCCGGTGACGTCCTCGCAGGCTGGCTCCTGGCCACGGCCTGGCTCTCCTGCACCCTGCACCTCGTGAGGCGAGGCACCCTGCCGTTCCCACCCGCCTCACCTCCCCCGGCCGCCCCCGAAGCCACACATTGA
- the nadE gene encoding ammonia-dependent NAD(+) synthetase: protein MTDPASTSQQQEIARDLQVSASFDVQAEIERRVAFLAERLTTTGLRALVLGISGGVDSTTAGRLCQLAVERARAAGHEATFYAMRLPYGVQADEHDAQLALEFIKADRLLTVDIRPASDAALEAALAGGITFRDERHQDFVQGNIKARQRMIAQYAVAGAQDGLVVGTDHAAEAVSGFFTKYGDGAADVVPLTGLTKRRVRAVAEALGAPAELVWKVPTADLETLDPGKPDEDALGVTYDQIDDFLEGKPVGEEAYEAIVRRYHATAHKRELPTAP from the coding sequence GTGACCGACCCGGCGTCCACGTCCCAGCAGCAGGAGATCGCCCGCGACCTCCAGGTGTCCGCGTCGTTCGACGTCCAGGCGGAGATCGAACGACGGGTGGCGTTCCTCGCGGAGCGGCTGACGACCACGGGCCTGCGCGCGCTGGTCCTGGGCATCAGCGGCGGCGTGGACTCCACCACCGCCGGCCGGCTGTGCCAGCTGGCGGTGGAGCGGGCCCGTGCCGCCGGGCACGAGGCGACGTTCTACGCGATGCGGCTGCCGTACGGCGTCCAGGCCGACGAGCACGACGCGCAGCTCGCGCTGGAGTTCATCAAGGCCGACCGGCTGCTGACCGTCGACATCCGCCCGGCCAGCGACGCCGCGCTGGAGGCGGCGCTGGCCGGCGGGATCACCTTCCGTGACGAGCGTCACCAGGACTTCGTCCAGGGCAACATCAAGGCGCGGCAGCGGATGATCGCGCAGTACGCGGTCGCGGGCGCGCAGGACGGCCTGGTCGTCGGCACCGACCACGCCGCCGAGGCGGTCTCCGGCTTCTTCACCAAGTACGGCGACGGCGCGGCGGACGTGGTGCCGCTCACCGGCCTGACCAAGCGCCGGGTCCGGGCCGTCGCGGAGGCGCTGGGCGCCCCGGCCGAGCTGGTCTGGAAGGTGCCGACCGCCGACCTGGAGACGCTGGACCCGGGCAAGCCGGACGAGGACGCCCTCGGCGTCACGTACGACCAGATCGACGACTTCCTGGAGGGCAAGCCGGTCGGCGAGGAGGCGTACGAGGCGATCGTCCGCCGCTACCACGCCACGGCGCACAAGCGCGAGCTGCCGACCGCTCCCTGA